A region of Gracilinanus agilis isolate LMUSP501 chromosome 3, AgileGrace, whole genome shotgun sequence DNA encodes the following proteins:
- the LOC123240832 gene encoding G-patch domain and KOW motifs-containing protein-like — MAQGQDGAKATPAPAPGPPGLVSFGFSRTAPRKRLAEGREGLPGQRGGEEEEEEKDFLQAVEGRELRSVRPPPEPPRELVIPLLPRGRGRGPAPEDAVLCQAVQELIEESQQALQQRSDGAEAADPSLAIPLLARAGTETEAAPCVGADYEAVPVEAYGLAMLRGMGWKPGEGIGRTFKQVVKPRENPLRPKGLGLGASLAPSPGPNQPRSKGASEEPEGLAPGRAVLVLAGPHRGLYGKVEGLDPDNARAVVRLAASGQAATLSEYVLRPVSCQEYERQAKGPGRPQGDPQTEGAKKKGLKRKQPPQTPHWLRRDLRVRFVDRRHHKGRYYNTKMIIEDVLSPDTCVCRTDEGRLLEGLREDMLETLIPKEEKAAVMVVLGPQRGQVGRILGRDKERSQALVQLLQGEGEGTVLRLDFDAVCQYVGPVAED; from the coding sequence ATGGCGCAAGGCCAAGATGGGGCTAAAGCCACCCCGGCCCCGGCTCCGGGACCCCCCGGCCTGGTGTCCTTTGGCTTCAGCCGCACGGCCCCCCGAAAGCGGCTGGCAGAGGGCCGTGAGGGGCTTCCGGGACAGCgcggtggggaggaggaggaggaggagaaggacttCTTGCAGGCAGTGGAGGGGCGCGAGCTCCGCAGTGTGCGGCCGCCCCCCGAGCCCCCGCGAGAGCTGGTGATCCCCCTGCTGCCGAGGGGTCGCGGGCGCGGACCAGCCCCGGAGGACGCCGTCCTGTGCCAGGCGGTGCAGGAGCTGATCGAGGAGTCCCAACAGGCCCTGCAGCAGCGGTCGGACGGGGCCGAGGCCGCCGACCCCTCCCTGGCCATCCCGCTGCTGGCCCGGGCTGGGACTGAGACCGAGGCCGCTCCGTGTGTGGGGGCCGACTACGAGGCGGTGCCCGTGGAGGCCTACGGCCTGGCCATGCTGCGGGGCATGGGGTGGAAGCCGGGGGAGGGCATCGGGCGCACCTTCAAACAGGTGGTGAAGCCGCGGGAGAACCCCCTGCGGCCCAAGGGGCTCGGCCTCGGGGCCAGCCTGGCCCCCTCCCCGGGGCCCAACCAGCCCAGGAGCAAGGGGGCCTCGGAGGAGCCCGAGGGCCTGGCCCCAGGGAGGGCCGTGCTGGTGCTGGCAGGCCCCCACCGAGGCCTGTACGGGAAGGTGGAGGGGCTGGACCCGGACAACGCCCGGGCTGTGGTGAGGCTGGCTGCCTCTGGCCAGGCAGCCACCCTGAGCGAGTACGTGCTCAGGCCAGTCAGCTGTCAGGAGTACGAGAGGCAGGCGAAGGGGCCGGGCAGGCCGCAGGGGGACCCCCAGACCGAAGGGGCCAAGAAGAAGGGGCTGAAGAGGAAGCAGCCCCCGCAGACCCCTCACTGGCTGCGCAGGGACCTCCGCGTGCGCTTCGTGGACAGACGGCATCACAAGGGCCGCTACTACAACACCAAGATGATCATCGAGGATGTCCTGAGCCCAGACACCTGTGTGTGCAGAACCGATGAAGGCCGCCTCCTGGAAGGCCTCCGGGAGGACATGTTGGAGACCCTCATCCCCAAGGAGGAGAAGGCTGCCGTCATGGTGGTCTTGGGGCCCCAGAGGGGCCAGGTGGGCCGGATTCTGGGCCGGGACAAGGAGAGGAGCCAAGCCCTGGTGCAGCTGctgcagggggagggggagggcactGTCCTTCGCTTGGACTTTGATGCCGTTTGTCAGTATGTTGGGCCTGTGGCTGAGGACTGA